From Streptomyces qinzhouensis, one genomic window encodes:
- the gnd gene encoding phosphogluconate dehydrogenase (NAD(+)-dependent, decarboxylating) has protein sequence MQLGLVGLGKMGGNMRERIRRAGHTVVGYDRNPDLADVHSLAELVEKLPAPRVVWVMVPAGAATQSTVDELAELLSPGDIVVDGGNSRWTDDQKHAVELGIKGIGFVDCGVSGGVWGLENGYALMYGGDAENVAKVQPIFDALKPEGDFGSVHAGKVGAGHFAKMVHNGIEYAMMQAYAEGWELLEKVDAVTDVREVFRSWQEGTVIRSWLLDLAVNALDDDEHLDKLRGYAEDSGEGRWTVEAAIDHSVPLPAITASLFARFASRQDDSPQMKMIAALRNQFGGHAVETKK, from the coding sequence ATGCAGCTCGGCCTCGTCGGCCTCGGCAAAATGGGCGGCAACATGCGCGAGCGCATCCGCCGCGCGGGCCACACCGTCGTCGGATACGACCGGAACCCCGATCTCGCCGATGTTCACAGCCTCGCGGAGCTTGTGGAGAAGCTTCCGGCCCCTCGGGTGGTCTGGGTGATGGTCCCGGCCGGTGCCGCGACCCAGTCCACCGTCGACGAGCTGGCCGAGCTGCTCTCCCCCGGCGACATCGTCGTCGACGGCGGCAACTCCCGCTGGACCGACGACCAGAAGCACGCGGTCGAGCTGGGCATCAAGGGCATCGGCTTCGTCGACTGCGGCGTCTCCGGTGGCGTCTGGGGCCTGGAGAACGGCTATGCGCTGATGTACGGCGGCGATGCCGAGAACGTCGCCAAGGTCCAGCCGATCTTCGACGCGCTCAAGCCCGAGGGCGACTTCGGCTCCGTCCACGCCGGCAAGGTCGGTGCCGGCCACTTCGCCAAGATGGTCCACAACGGCATCGAGTACGCGATGATGCAGGCCTACGCCGAGGGCTGGGAGCTGCTGGAGAAGGTCGACGCCGTCACCGATGTGCGCGAGGTCTTCCGCTCCTGGCAGGAGGGCACCGTCATCCGCTCCTGGCTGCTCGACCTGGCGGTCAACGCCCTCGACGACGACGAGCACCTCGACAAGCTGCGCGGCTACGCGGAGGACAGCGGCGAGGGCCGGTGGACGGTCGAGGCCGCCATCGACCACTCCGTACCGCTCCCGGCGATCACCGCGTCCCTCTTCGCGCGCTTCGCCTCCCGTCAGGACGACTCCCCGCAGATGAAGATGATCGCCGCGCTGCGCAACCAGTTCGGCGGCCATGCGGTGGAGACCAAGAAGTAA
- the recF gene encoding DNA replication/repair protein RecF (All proteins in this family for which functions are known are DNA-binding proteins that assist the filamentation of RecA onto DNA for the initiation of recombination or recombinational repair.), which produces MHVTHLSLADFRSYARVEVPLDPGVTAFVGANGQGKTNLVEAVGYLATLASHRVSSDAPLVRSGAERAVIRAAVTQGERSQLVELELNPGRANRARVNRSSQVRPRDVLGIVRTVLFAPEDLALVKGDPGDRRRFLDELITARSPRMAGVRSDYERVLKQRNTLLKSAALARRHGGRGADLSTLDVWDQHLAQTGAELLARRGELIAALQPLTDKAYESLAPGGGPVTLEYRSSAAAAAGDEPGAEPLPHHREELYTLLMTALGESRKQEIERGVTLVGPHRDDLVLRLGSLPAKGYASHGESWSYALALRLASYDLLRAEGNEPVLVLDDVFAELDARRRERLAELVAPGEQVLVTAAVAEDVPEVLTGARYAVAEGEVTRL; this is translated from the coding sequence ATGCACGTCACGCATCTGTCGTTGGCCGACTTCCGCTCGTACGCCCGGGTCGAGGTTCCGCTCGACCCGGGCGTCACCGCGTTCGTGGGGGCGAACGGACAGGGCAAGACCAATCTGGTCGAGGCCGTCGGCTATCTCGCCACCCTCGCCAGTCACCGGGTCTCCTCCGATGCCCCCCTGGTGCGCTCCGGGGCCGAGCGGGCCGTGATCCGGGCCGCGGTCACCCAGGGCGAGCGTTCCCAGCTGGTGGAGCTGGAACTCAACCCCGGCCGGGCCAACCGCGCCAGGGTCAACCGGTCGTCGCAGGTCAGACCACGTGATGTGCTCGGGATAGTGCGGACCGTGCTCTTCGCGCCCGAGGATCTGGCGCTGGTCAAGGGAGACCCCGGGGACCGCCGCCGCTTCCTCGACGAGCTGATCACCGCGCGTTCACCCCGGATGGCGGGCGTCCGCTCCGACTACGAGCGGGTGCTCAAACAGCGCAACACCCTGTTGAAGTCGGCGGCGCTGGCCCGGCGGCACGGCGGCCGCGGGGCCGATCTGTCCACCCTCGACGTCTGGGACCAGCATCTGGCCCAGACCGGCGCCGAGCTGCTCGCCCGGCGCGGAGAGCTGATCGCCGCCCTCCAGCCACTGACGGACAAGGCGTACGAGTCCCTGGCACCGGGCGGCGGTCCGGTCACTCTGGAGTACCGTTCCTCCGCCGCTGCCGCGGCCGGTGACGAGCCGGGCGCCGAACCGCTGCCGCACCACCGCGAAGAGCTGTACACCCTGCTGATGACGGCCCTGGGCGAATCCCGCAAGCAGGAGATCGAACGCGGTGTGACACTGGTCGGCCCGCACCGCGACGATCTGGTGCTCCGGCTCGGGAGCCTGCCCGCGAAGGGGTACGCCAGCCACGGCGAGTCCTGGTCGTACGCGCTGGCGCTCCGGCTTGCCTCGTACGATCTGCTGCGGGCCGAGGGCAACGAGCCCGTCCTGGTGCTCGACGACGTCTTCGCGGAACTGGACGCGCGGCGCCGGGAGCGGCTCGCGGAGCTGGTGGCTCCGGGTGAGCAGGTGCTGGTGACCGCGGCGGTGGCCGAGGACGTACCCGAGGTACTGACCGGGGCGCGGTACGCGGTCGCGGAGGGCGAGGTGACCCGGCTGTGA
- a CDS encoding DUF721 domain-containing protein, with protein MSESTPLPLPGAGGPGLPGGPAAGFPGLPGAPAGARTPEASGVDLARVALRAAKEQARARGAAAQERRQARRGGGLRSGARADGRDPLPLGAAINRLITERGWETPAAVGGVMGRWPQIVGEGLANHCVPQRYDEDERVLTVQCDSTAWATQLRLLAPRLVARLNEDLGQGTVKLIKVLGPGAPRRGFGPLRAPGSTGPGDTYG; from the coding sequence GTGAGCGAAAGCACACCATTGCCGTTGCCGGGTGCGGGCGGTCCGGGGCTGCCGGGCGGACCCGCCGCCGGTTTCCCGGGGCTTCCCGGGGCGCCCGCCGGCGCCCGTACTCCGGAGGCGTCCGGGGTGGATCTGGCCCGGGTCGCGCTGCGCGCCGCCAAGGAGCAGGCGCGGGCCCGCGGGGCCGCGGCCCAGGAGCGGCGGCAGGCCCGCCGGGGCGGCGGGCTGCGCTCCGGTGCCCGCGCGGACGGCCGCGATCCGCTGCCGTTGGGTGCCGCGATCAACAGGCTGATCACCGAGCGCGGCTGGGAGACGCCCGCCGCGGTGGGCGGGGTGATGGGCCGCTGGCCGCAGATCGTCGGCGAGGGGCTGGCCAATCACTGCGTACCGCAGCGCTACGACGAGGACGAGCGCGTACTGACGGTCCAGTGCGACTCCACGGCGTGGGCGACCCAACTGCGGCTGCTCGCGCCCCGGCTGGTGGCCCGGCTCAACGAGGATCTCGGACAGGGCACCGTCAAGCTGATCAAGGTGCTGGGCCCGGGGGCGCCGCGCCGGGGGTTCGGCCCGCTGCGGGCGCCCGGAAGCACCGGCCCCGGCGACACCTACGGCTGA
- the gyrB gene encoding DNA topoisomerase (ATP-hydrolyzing) subunit B encodes MLCQKGRFVADSGNPNEINPSTPAAGDGEVTASYDASAITVLEGLDAVRKRPGMYIGSTGERGLHHLVYEVVDNSVDEALAGHADTIDVTILADGGVRVVDNGRGIPVGIVPSENKPALEVVLTVLHAGGKFGGGGYAVSGGLHGVGVSVVNALSTKVAVEVKTDGYRWTQDYKLGVPTAPLARHEESPESGTSVTFWADGDIFETTEYSFETLSRRFQEMAFLNKGLTLTLTDERESARATAGADSAEEQDADKARTVTYYYEGGIVDFVKYLNSRKGELIHPTVIDIEAEDKERMLSVEIAMQWNSQYTEGVYSFANTIHTHEGGTHEEGFRAALTGLVNRYARDKKLLREKDDNLSGEDIREGLTAIISVKLGEPQFEGQTKTKLGNTEAKTFVQKVVHEHLTDWFDRNPIEAADIIRKAIQAQTARVAARKARDLTRRKGLLESASLPGKLSDCQSNDPTKCEIFIVEGDSAGGSAKSGRNPMYQAILPIRGKILNVEKARIDKILQNTEVQALISAFGTGVHEDFDIEKLRYHKIILMADADVDGQHINTLLLTFLFRFMRPLVEAGHVFLSRPPLYKIKWGRDDFEYAYSDRERDALVELGKQQGKRIREDSIQRFKGLGEMNAEELRVTTMDVEHRVLGQVTLDDAAQADDLFSVLMGEDVEARRSFIQRNAKDVRFLDI; translated from the coding sequence GTGCTGTGCCAGAAAGGGCGCTTCGTGGCCGATTCCGGCAACCCCAACGAGATCAATCCGTCCACCCCCGCCGCCGGCGACGGCGAGGTCACCGCCTCGTACGACGCCAGCGCGATCACCGTGCTCGAGGGGCTGGACGCGGTCCGCAAGCGGCCCGGCATGTACATCGGCTCGACCGGTGAGCGTGGGCTTCATCACCTGGTGTACGAGGTCGTCGACAACTCCGTCGACGAGGCGCTCGCCGGTCACGCGGACACCATCGACGTGACGATCCTCGCCGACGGCGGCGTCCGGGTCGTCGACAACGGCCGTGGCATCCCCGTGGGCATCGTTCCGTCCGAGAACAAGCCGGCCCTCGAGGTCGTCCTCACCGTGCTGCACGCGGGCGGAAAGTTCGGCGGCGGCGGCTACGCCGTCTCCGGCGGTCTGCACGGCGTCGGTGTCTCGGTGGTGAACGCGCTCTCCACCAAGGTCGCCGTCGAGGTCAAGACGGACGGCTACCGCTGGACCCAGGACTACAAGCTCGGCGTCCCCACCGCGCCCCTCGCGCGCCACGAGGAGAGCCCGGAGAGCGGCACGTCGGTGACCTTCTGGGCCGACGGCGACATCTTCGAGACCACCGAGTACTCCTTCGAGACGCTCTCGCGCCGCTTCCAGGAGATGGCCTTCCTCAACAAGGGCCTGACCCTGACCCTGACCGACGAGCGCGAGTCCGCCCGGGCGACGGCCGGCGCCGACTCCGCCGAGGAGCAGGACGCCGACAAGGCGCGCACGGTCACGTACTACTACGAAGGCGGCATCGTCGACTTCGTCAAGTACCTGAACTCGCGCAAGGGTGAGCTGATCCACCCGACGGTGATCGACATCGAGGCCGAGGACAAGGAGCGCATGCTCTCGGTCGAGATCGCGATGCAGTGGAACTCTCAGTACACCGAGGGCGTTTACTCCTTTGCGAACACCATCCACACGCACGAGGGGGGTACGCATGAGGAGGGTTTCCGCGCCGCGCTCACGGGCCTGGTCAACCGGTATGCCCGGGACAAGAAGCTGCTCCGTGAGAAGGACGACAACCTCTCCGGTGAGGATATCCGCGAGGGTCTGACGGCGATCATCTCGGTCAAGCTGGGCGAGCCGCAGTTCGAGGGCCAGACCAAGACCAAGCTGGGCAACACCGAGGCGAAGACCTTCGTCCAGAAGGTGGTGCACGAGCACCTCACCGACTGGTTCGACCGCAACCCCATCGAGGCCGCGGACATCATCCGCAAGGCCATCCAGGCGCAGACGGCACGGGTCGCCGCCCGTAAGGCCCGTGACCTGACCCGCCGCAAGGGGCTGCTGGAGTCGGCTTCCCTTCCCGGCAAGCTCAGCGACTGTCAGTCGAACGACCCGACGAAGTGCGAGATCTTCATCGTCGAGGGTGACTCCGCCGGTGGTTCGGCGAAGTCCGGCCGTAACCCGATGTACCAGGCCATCCTGCCCATCCGCGGCAAGATCCTGAACGTCGAGAAGGCCCGGATCGACAAGATCCTCCAGAACACCGAGGTGCAGGCGCTGATCTCGGCCTTCGGTACCGGAGTCCACGAGGACTTCGATATCGAGAAGCTCCGCTATCACAAGATCATCCTGATGGCGGACGCCGACGTCGACGGCCAGCACATCAACACCCTGCTGCTGACCTTCCTCTTCCGCTTTATGCGCCCGCTGGTCGAGGCCGGTCATGTGTTCCTCTCCCGTCCGCCGCTTTACAAGATCAAGTGGGGTCGGGACGACTTCGAGTACGCGTACTCGGACCGCGAGCGGGACGCCCTGGTCGAGCTGGGCAAGCAGCAGGGCAAGCGGATCAGGGAGGACTCGATCCAGCGCTTCAAGGGTCTGGGCGAGATGAACGCCGAGGAGCTGCGCGTCACCACGATGGATGTGGAGCACCGGGTGCTCGGCCAGGTGACGCTGGACGACGCCGCCCAGGCCGACGACCTCTTCTCCGTACTGATGGGTGAGGACGTCGAGGCCCGCCGCTCCTTCATCCAGCGCAATGCCAAGGACGTTCGCTTCCTCGACATCTGA
- the gyrA gene encoding DNA gyrase subunit A translates to MADENNPATTEEPADAAAAAEEPQMRIEPVGLETEMQRSYLDYAMSVIVSRALPDVRDGLKPVHRRVLYAMYDGGYRPEKGFYKCARVVGDVMGTYHPHGDSSIYDALVRLAQTWSMRMPLVDSNGNFGSPGNDPAAAMRYTECKMMPLSMEMLRDIDEETVDFQDNYDGRNQEPTVLPARFPNLLVNGSAGIAVGMATNIPPHNLREVASGAQWALEHPDATHEELLDALIERIKGPDFPTGALVVGRKGIEEAYRTGRGSITMRAVVEVEEIQNRQCLVVTELPYQVNPDNLAQKIADLVKDGKVGGIADVRDETSSRTGQRLVIVLKRDAVAKVVLNNLYKHTDLQTNFGANMLALVDGVPRTLSLDAFIRHWVTHQIEVIVRRTRFRLRKAEERAHILRGLLKALDAIDEVIALIRRSDTVEIARGGLMDLLAIDELQANAILEMQLRRLAALERQKIVQEHDELQAKINEYNGILASPAKQRGIVSDELAVLVDKYGDDRRSQLVPFDGDMSIEDLIAEEDIVVTISRGGYVKRTKTDDYRSQKRGGKGVRGTKLKEDDIVDHFFVSTTHHWLLFFTNKGRVYRAKAYELPDAGRDARGQHVANLLAFQPDEQIAEILAIRDYAAAPYLVLATKGGLVKKTPLKDYDSPRSGGVIAINLRETEDGSDDELIGAELLSAEDDLLLISKKAQSIRFTATDEALRPMGRATSGVKGMSFREGDELLSMNVVRPGTFVFTATDGGYAKRTAVDEYRVQGRGGLGIKAAKIVEDRGSLVGALVVEETDEILAITLGGGVIRTRVNEVRETGRDTMGVQLINLGKRDAVVGIARNAEAGREAEEVDGTEVGADGTESTPVTSEEVRGIGVAGAGPAEAAAEGIEPLAGEHEE, encoded by the coding sequence ATGGCCGACGAGAACAATCCCGCCACCACCGAGGAGCCCGCGGACGCCGCCGCTGCCGCGGAGGAGCCGCAGATGCGGATCGAGCCCGTCGGGCTCGAGACCGAGATGCAGCGCTCGTACCTCGACTACGCGATGTCCGTCATCGTCTCGCGTGCGCTGCCCGACGTCCGCGACGGGCTCAAGCCCGTCCACCGCCGGGTGCTCTACGCGATGTACGACGGCGGCTACCGGCCCGAGAAGGGCTTCTACAAGTGCGCCCGCGTCGTCGGCGACGTCATGGGTACGTACCACCCCCACGGCGACTCCTCCATCTACGACGCCCTGGTCCGGCTGGCCCAGACCTGGTCGATGCGGATGCCGCTGGTCGACTCCAACGGCAACTTCGGTTCCCCGGGCAACGACCCGGCCGCCGCCATGCGGTACACCGAGTGCAAGATGATGCCGCTGTCCATGGAGATGCTCCGGGACATCGACGAGGAGACCGTCGACTTCCAGGACAACTACGACGGCCGCAACCAGGAGCCGACGGTCCTCCCGGCGCGCTTCCCGAATCTGCTGGTCAACGGCTCCGCGGGAATCGCGGTCGGCATGGCGACCAATATCCCGCCGCACAATCTGCGCGAGGTCGCGTCCGGTGCCCAGTGGGCGCTGGAGCACCCCGACGCCACGCACGAGGAGCTGCTCGACGCGCTGATCGAGCGGATCAAGGGCCCGGACTTCCCGACCGGCGCGCTGGTCGTGGGCCGTAAGGGCATCGAGGAGGCGTACCGTACCGGCCGCGGCTCCATCACGATGCGCGCGGTCGTCGAGGTCGAGGAGATCCAGAACCGCCAGTGCCTGGTGGTCACGGAGCTGCCGTACCAGGTCAACCCGGACAACCTCGCGCAGAAGATTGCCGACCTGGTCAAGGACGGCAAGGTCGGCGGGATCGCCGATGTCCGGGACGAGACCTCGTCCCGGACCGGCCAGCGCCTGGTCATCGTCCTCAAGCGGGACGCGGTCGCCAAGGTCGTCCTCAACAACCTCTACAAGCACACCGACCTCCAGACCAACTTCGGCGCGAACATGCTGGCGCTGGTCGACGGTGTGCCGCGGACTCTCTCCCTGGACGCGTTCATCCGGCACTGGGTGACCCACCAGATCGAGGTCATCGTTCGGCGGACCCGCTTCCGGCTGCGCAAGGCGGAGGAGCGGGCGCATATCCTGCGCGGTCTGCTCAAGGCGCTGGACGCGATCGACGAGGTCATCGCGCTGATCCGGCGCAGCGACACCGTCGAGATCGCGCGCGGCGGCCTGATGGACCTGCTGGCGATCGACGAGCTCCAGGCGAACGCGATCCTGGAGATGCAGCTGCGCCGGCTGGCGGCCCTGGAGCGACAGAAGATCGTCCAGGAGCACGACGAGCTCCAAGCCAAGATCAACGAGTACAACGGGATCCTGGCCTCGCCCGCCAAGCAGCGGGGGATCGTCAGCGACGAGCTGGCCGTCCTGGTCGACAAGTACGGGGACGACCGGCGCTCGCAGCTGGTGCCCTTCGACGGTGATATGTCCATCGAGGACCTCATCGCCGAGGAGGACATCGTCGTCACCATCTCGCGCGGCGGCTATGTGAAGCGCACCAAGACCGACGACTACCGCTCCCAGAAGCGCGGCGGCAAGGGGGTGCGGGGCACGAAGCTGAAGGAGGACGACATCGTCGACCACTTCTTCGTCTCCACCACCCACCACTGGCTGCTCTTCTTCACCAACAAGGGCCGGGTCTACCGGGCCAAGGCCTATGAGCTGCCGGACGCGGGCCGGGACGCCCGTGGCCAGCATGTCGCCAATCTGCTGGCCTTCCAGCCGGACGAGCAGATCGCGGAGATCCTCGCCATCCGGGACTACGCGGCCGCCCCGTACCTGGTGCTCGCCACCAAGGGCGGACTGGTCAAGAAGACCCCGCTGAAGGACTACGACTCGCCGCGCTCCGGCGGTGTCATCGCGATCAACCTCCGGGAGACCGAGGACGGGAGCGACGACGAGCTGATCGGTGCCGAGCTGCTGTCCGCCGAGGACGATCTGCTGCTGATCAGCAAGAAGGCGCAGTCGATCCGGTTCACCGCGACGGACGAGGCGCTGCGGCCGATGGGCCGGGCCACCTCGGGCGTCAAGGGGATGAGTTTCCGCGAGGGCGACGAGCTGCTCTCGATGAATGTCGTCCGGCCGGGTACGTTCGTCTTTACCGCCACCGACGGCGGGTACGCGAAGCGGACCGCGGTCGACGAGTACCGCGTCCAGGGTCGCGGTGGCCTCGGTATCAAGGCCGCCAAGATCGTGGAGGACCGCGGATCGCTCGTGGGCGCGCTGGTGGTCGAGGAAACCGACGAGATTCTGGCCATCACCCTCGGCGGTGGTGTGATTCGTACGCGAGTCAATGAAGTCAGGGAGACCGGCCGTGACACCATGGGTGTCCAGTTGATCAACCTGGGCAAGCGCGATGCCGTCGTCGGGATCGCACGCAACGCCGAGGCCGGTCGGGAGGCCGAGGAAGTCGACGGAACCGAAGTCGGCGCCGACGGAACCGAATCGACCCCGGTGACCTCTGAAGAGGTCAGGGGGATTGGTGTGGCCGGTGCTGGACCGGCCGAGGCGGCCGCCGAGGGCATTGAGCCCTTGGCCGGGGAGCACGAGGAGTAA
- a CDS encoding DUF3566 domain-containing protein, protein MSGATGAGPAAAGAAKAAKSNGPRGSATDSQGVSVTEAADRSSPVFDGKRPAAQAPAGPYHPPQAYRTPEDGDVQSGVRMPRTGARTTPRTRKARLRVAKADPWSVMKVSFLLSIALGICTVVAAAVLWMVMDAMGVFSTVGGTISEATGSNESNGFDLQAFLSLPRVLIFTSVIAVIDVVLATALATLGAFIYNLSAGFVGGVELTLAEDE, encoded by the coding sequence GTGAGTGGAGCCACGGGAGCCGGACCGGCTGCTGCCGGAGCTGCGAAAGCTGCGAAGTCGAACGGTCCCCGTGGCTCTGCCACGGACTCCCAGGGGGTTTCGGTGACAGAGGCTGCGGACAGGTCGTCCCCGGTGTTCGACGGCAAGCGCCCGGCGGCGCAGGCCCCTGCGGGCCCGTACCACCCGCCGCAGGCGTACCGGACGCCGGAGGACGGTGACGTCCAGTCGGGGGTCAGGATGCCGCGTACGGGTGCCCGGACGACCCCGCGGACGCGCAAGGCGCGGCTGCGGGTGGCGAAGGCGGATCCGTGGTCGGTGATGAAGGTGAGCTTCCTGCTCTCCATCGCGCTGGGCATCTGCACGGTCGTCGCCGCTGCGGTGCTGTGGATGGTCATGGACGCGATGGGCGTCTTCTCGACCGTCGGCGGCACCATCAGCGAGGCCACCGGCTCCAACGAGAGCAACGGCTTCGATCTCCAGGCGTTCCTGTCGCTGCCGCGGGTGCTGATCTTCACTTCGGTGATCGCGGTGATCGACGTGGTCCTGGCGACGGCGCTGGCCACCCTGGGCGCGTTCATCTACAACCTCTCCGCGGGCTTCGTGGGCGGCGTCGAGCTGACCCTGGCGGAGGACGAGTAG
- a CDS encoding DoxX family membrane protein — protein MQTTWLSGAEWFAVLRIGLGLWWLESWRHKDKKEWFKGGGIAWAGGIAEKHRWPLVRTGFDTVVRPRPRLMAYLVAYAELALGLGLILGFLTPVALVCGLLLSLIYLVLMIHDWAEQGQNLMMALIAVVTLFGMGWQTWSLDETLGLFL, from the coding sequence GTGCAGACGACCTGGCTCAGCGGGGCCGAATGGTTCGCCGTACTCCGGATCGGGCTCGGCCTGTGGTGGCTGGAGAGCTGGCGCCACAAGGACAAGAAGGAGTGGTTCAAGGGCGGTGGCATCGCCTGGGCCGGCGGTATCGCCGAGAAGCACCGCTGGCCCCTCGTCCGAACCGGCTTCGACACCGTGGTCCGCCCGCGCCCGCGGCTGATGGCGTACCTCGTCGCCTATGCCGAGCTGGCCCTCGGCCTGGGTCTGATCCTCGGCTTCCTCACCCCGGTCGCCCTCGTCTGCGGGCTCCTCCTCAGCCTGATCTACCTCGTGCTGATGATCCACGACTGGGCGGAACAGGGGCAGAACCTGATGATGGCCCTGATCGCCGTCGTCACCCTGTTCGGCATGGGCTGGCAGACCTGGTCCCTCGACGAGACGCTCGGCCTCTTCCTCTGA
- a CDS encoding amidohydrolase family protein produces the protein MGRQIGSDRVVGTEQEHGGRDLPRVISVDDHVIEPAHLFETWLPAKYRDRGPKPFTAGIGELAYVGGKYRFTTDPDGQRTDWWRYEDEIFPYKRIIAAVGFSRDEMTLDGITRDEMRRGCWDPKARLADMDLNHVEASLCFPTFPRFCGQTFAEARDKEVALACVRAYNDWMVEEWCGDSGGRLIPLCLIPLWDVGLAVAEIRRNAARGVRAMTFSEIPTYLGLPSIHSGYWDPFFAVCEETGTVVNMHIGSSSQMPAASPDAPPAVQAALSFNNAMASMMDFLFSGVLVRFPRLKLAYSEGQMGWIPYALERADDVWEEHRAWGGVRDLIPEPPSTYYYRQIFCCFFRDRHGIEAIERVGVDNATFETDYPHVDSTWPHTKQVAAEHVGGLSEEVAYKLLRGNAIRMLDLPFDRDRDRGRTLDPGRDGARGAAA, from the coding sequence ATGGGTCGTCAGATAGGGAGTGATCGTGTGGTCGGCACGGAGCAGGAGCACGGCGGCAGGGACCTTCCCCGGGTCATCAGCGTGGACGACCACGTGATCGAGCCGGCGCATCTTTTCGAGACCTGGCTGCCGGCCAAGTACCGGGACCGGGGGCCCAAGCCGTTCACCGCGGGTATCGGGGAGCTGGCGTACGTGGGCGGGAAGTACCGCTTCACCACGGATCCGGACGGTCAGCGGACCGATTGGTGGCGGTACGAGGACGAGATCTTCCCGTACAAGCGGATCATCGCCGCCGTCGGCTTCTCGCGCGACGAGATGACCCTCGACGGAATCACCCGCGACGAGATGCGCCGCGGCTGCTGGGATCCGAAGGCCCGGCTGGCGGATATGGACCTCAATCATGTCGAGGCCTCGCTCTGCTTCCCCACCTTCCCCCGCTTCTGTGGACAGACCTTCGCCGAGGCCCGGGACAAGGAGGTGGCCCTGGCCTGTGTGCGCGCGTACAACGACTGGATGGTGGAGGAGTGGTGCGGTGACAGCGGCGGGCGGCTGATCCCGCTCTGTCTGATCCCGCTGTGGGATGTGGGGCTCGCGGTCGCCGAGATCCGGCGGAACGCGGCGCGCGGGGTGCGGGCGATGACCTTCTCGGAAATCCCTACCTATCTGGGATTGCCGTCGATCCACTCCGGGTACTGGGACCCCTTCTTCGCGGTCTGTGAGGAGACCGGGACGGTGGTGAACATGCACATCGGGTCCTCGTCGCAGATGCCGGCCGCCTCGCCGGACGCGCCGCCCGCCGTACAGGCCGCGCTGAGCTTCAACAACGCGATGGCGTCGATGATGGACTTCCTCTTCAGCGGGGTGCTGGTGCGGTTCCCCAGGCTGAAGCTGGCGTACAGCGAGGGACAGATGGGGTGGATCCCGTACGCGCTGGAGCGTGCCGACGACGTATGGGAGGAGCACCGGGCCTGGGGCGGGGTGCGGGATCTGATACCCGAGCCTCCGTCCACGTACTACTACCGGCAGATCTTCTGCTGCTTCTTCCGGGACCGGCACGGTATCGAGGCCATCGAGAGGGTGGGCGTGGACAACGCGACCTTCGAGACGGACTATCCGCACGTCGACTCCACCTGGCCGCATACGAAGCAGGTGGCGGCGGAGCACGTGGGCGGGCTGTCGGAGGAGGTGGCGTACAAGCTGCTGCGCGGCAACGCGATCCGGATGCTCGACCTGCCTTTCGACCGCGACCGTGACCGGGGCCGAACCCTGGATCCGGGCCGGGACGGAGCGCGGGGCGCCGCTGCCTGA
- a CDS encoding DLW-39 family protein → MKKLLLVALAAIGGLLVYRQIQADRAEQDLWTEATDSVPAGSGV, encoded by the coding sequence GTGAAGAAGCTTCTCCTGGTCGCACTGGCCGCCATCGGCGGGCTCCTCGTGTACCGCCAGATCCAGGCGGACCGCGCCGAGCAGGATCTGTGGACGGAGGCGACCGACTCCGTGCCCGCAGGCTCCGGTGTGTGA